A part of Timaviella obliquedivisa GSE-PSE-MK23-08B genomic DNA contains:
- a CDS encoding ATP-binding cassette domain-containing protein → MPPAVLIEKLQKRYGAVEAVKDVSIRVEPGEIFGLLGPNGAGKTTTLRCLCTLATPDAGKLEVSGISVLDQPKLARQRLGYVAQEVALDKVLTGRELLQLQAALYHLPRSTAQEQINQSIALLGLEDWADLKTGTYSGGLKKRLDLAAGLLHKPDVLVLDEPTVGLDIESRVAVWDFLRQLRTQGTTVVLTSHYLEEVDALADRVAIIDRGLVIASGTPSALKDQIGGDRVTLRVREFTSLEEAETVKSMLQSLPFVQEVIINSAQGNSLNLVVTSQSEALMNIQQALKEASLPTFGISQSRPSLDDVYLAATGQTILDAELAAASTRDAKAERKQNMR, encoded by the coding sequence ATGCCTCCTGCCGTCTTAATCGAAAAACTCCAGAAGCGCTACGGCGCTGTCGAAGCTGTTAAAGATGTCTCGATTCGAGTTGAGCCAGGTGAAATCTTTGGGCTGCTAGGGCCCAATGGTGCAGGTAAAACCACAACGCTCCGTTGCCTTTGCACCCTCGCAACCCCCGATGCGGGCAAACTTGAGGTTTCTGGAATTTCTGTTCTAGACCAGCCTAAACTCGCCCGTCAGCGATTGGGCTATGTGGCGCAGGAAGTCGCTCTAGACAAAGTATTGACTGGACGCGAACTCCTTCAGTTGCAAGCGGCTCTCTATCATCTTCCCCGCTCAACTGCCCAAGAACAAATTAATCAGTCGATCGCCCTCCTAGGTCTAGAAGATTGGGCAGATCTAAAGACTGGAACTTACTCTGGCGGACTTAAAAAGCGCCTCGACTTGGCGGCAGGTCTGCTTCACAAACCGGATGTGCTGGTGCTAGATGAGCCAACGGTGGGCTTGGATATTGAGAGCCGAGTCGCAGTTTGGGATTTTTTACGGCAGCTTCGTACTCAGGGTACAACCGTCGTGCTAACTAGCCATTACTTAGAAGAAGTTGATGCTTTAGCCGATCGCGTCGCCATTATCGATCGCGGTCTGGTAATTGCATCCGGTACGCCTTCAGCCTTGAAAGATCAGATTGGAGGCGATCGCGTTACGCTGCGAGTCCGAGAGTTCACCTCTCTTGAAGAAGCCGAAACTGTTAAATCAATGCTGCAATCTCTCCCTTTCGTTCAAGAGGTCATTATCAACAGTGCCCAAGGCAATTCCCTTAATTTAGTGGTCACTTCCCAAAGCGAAGCGTTAATGAACATTCAGCAAGCACTGAAAGAAGCTAGCCTTCCGACCTTTGGGATTTCTCAATCGCGTCCAAGCCTAGACGATGTGTATTTAGCAGCCACCGGACAAACGATTTTAGATGCAGAGCTAGCTGCTGCTAGTACGCGAGATGCCAAGGCAGAGCGCAAGCAGAATATGCGATAG
- a CDS encoding heme o synthase: MQETTWSSSPRHHQNFWQVIQSYWQLTKPRIIILLLVTTAGSMWIAAEGRVDPLLVLVTLLGGTLASASANVINCIYDRDIDYDMERTRHRPLPSGRIQPRDALVFALTLAALSFTLLTVFANLLSACLAMSGIVAYVLVYTHWLKRHSTQNIVIGGAAGAIPPLVGWAAVTGDLSWAAWAYFLIIFLWTPPHFWALAMMIQKDYAKVGVPMLPVIVGDAQTAKQIWIYTLLMVPMTFTLVYPLHVMGAVYAAIALLLNGIFINKAWMLLQTPEDQGLARSLFKYSLLYMMLLSAGMAIDSLPVTHQLTAFFATTLTENLTWILSNLPLK; this comes from the coding sequence ATGCAAGAAACAACTTGGTCAAGTTCACCTCGCCATCACCAAAACTTTTGGCAAGTCATTCAAAGCTACTGGCAACTCACTAAGCCCCGCATCATCATTTTGCTTTTGGTGACTACTGCTGGCAGCATGTGGATTGCTGCCGAGGGAAGAGTTGATCCCTTACTCGTATTGGTCACGCTGTTGGGTGGCACTCTTGCCTCTGCCTCTGCTAACGTTATTAATTGCATTTACGATCGCGATATTGACTACGACATGGAGCGGACTCGGCATCGCCCTTTGCCCTCTGGCAGAATCCAGCCCAGAGACGCGCTGGTGTTTGCTCTGACTCTTGCCGCCCTCTCGTTTACACTGCTAACCGTCTTTGCTAATTTGCTAAGTGCTTGCCTAGCCATGTCTGGCATTGTTGCTTACGTGCTGGTTTATACCCACTGGCTCAAGCGCCATAGCACTCAAAACATTGTCATTGGTGGAGCCGCAGGAGCCATTCCGCCGCTCGTGGGTTGGGCAGCAGTAACGGGCGACTTAAGCTGGGCAGCTTGGGCTTATTTTCTGATCATTTTTCTTTGGACTCCTCCTCACTTCTGGGCATTAGCCATGATGATTCAGAAGGACTATGCCAAAGTTGGTGTGCCGATGCTGCCCGTGATTGTGGGCGATGCTCAGACCGCTAAACAAATTTGGATTTATACGCTGTTGATGGTGCCGATGACGTTTACGCTGGTTTACCCTCTACACGTCATGGGTGCAGTGTATGCCGCGATCGCCCTTTTGCTAAACGGTATCTTTATCAACAAAGCTTGGATGCTCTTGCAAACGCCTGAAGATCAAGGTTTAGCCCGATCGCTATTTAAGTACTCTCTGCTATATATGATGCTGCTCTCTGCGGGAATGGCGATCGATAGCTTGCCTGTTACGCACCAACTGACTGCCTTCTTCGCCACTACGCTGACAGAGAATCTCACCTGGATACTCAGCAATCTACCTCTAAAATAG
- a CDS encoding heme A synthase: protein MNDSSMFPDVTTFPKSAFTSSSKSFSSPQDLIRRLVWKIAIATFLLMAIGSATRVMNAGLACPDWPLCYGTLVPTKQMNLQVFLEWFHRLDAALIGLMAIALAVLSGWHRRALPPWTPWVATVALGLIICQGVLGGLTVTQLLRFDIVTAHLGTALAFFITLLIMGTLLMPYKGTGTVGKLPWFGLIAAVLIYLQSLSGALVGSRWAVHQCLQISQLCSVMNTHLVGVIPAALAALAVVGLTWRTPALSGEIRRLAQLIGVLLLLQVALGLATFRLHLQVELLTVSHQAIGAALLGVLVCFTVLTWRDRSFALEES, encoded by the coding sequence ATGAATGACTCCAGTATGTTTCCAGACGTAACAACTTTCCCTAAGTCGGCATTCACATCTTCATCGAAATCTTTTTCTAGCCCTCAAGATCTCATCCGGCGGTTAGTTTGGAAAATTGCGATCGCCACCTTTCTCCTCATGGCGATCGGGAGTGCCACCCGAGTCATGAACGCCGGACTGGCTTGCCCAGACTGGCCTTTGTGTTACGGAACGCTTGTCCCGACAAAGCAAATGAATTTGCAGGTGTTTCTAGAGTGGTTCCACCGTTTAGATGCAGCGCTGATTGGGTTAATGGCGATCGCCCTTGCTGTCCTTTCTGGGTGGCATCGTCGCGCGCTTCCTCCTTGGACTCCTTGGGTTGCCACTGTGGCTTTAGGATTAATTATTTGCCAAGGTGTTTTAGGCGGTTTAACCGTCACTCAATTGCTGCGGTTTGACATTGTGACCGCCCATCTTGGCACAGCACTCGCGTTCTTCATTACCCTTCTGATCATGGGCACTTTGCTAATGCCTTACAAAGGTACGGGCACGGTTGGTAAATTGCCTTGGTTTGGCCTGATCGCTGCTGTTCTTATCTATTTGCAAAGCCTTTCAGGCGCTCTAGTTGGTTCGCGTTGGGCAGTTCATCAATGCCTACAAATTTCCCAACTTTGCAGTGTTATGAATACTCATTTGGTCGGTGTGATTCCGGCTGCCCTCGCTGCTTTGGCAGTTGTGGGGCTAACTTGGCGTACGCCTGCTTTAAGTGGTGAAATTCGTAGGCTAGCCCAGCTTATTGGTGTTCTATTGCTTCTACAAGTTGCTCTAGGTCTGGCAACGTTTCGACTGCACCTGCAAGTAGAACTGCTGACCGTTTCCCATCAGGCGATCGGGGCAGCGTTGTTGGGCGTGTTAGTTTGCTTTACTGTCCTGACTTGGCGCGATCGCTCCTTTGCTCTAGAAGAATCCTGA
- a CDS encoding cytochrome c oxidase subunit II, with product MNIPTNILTMLAGIALTLVSLWYGKNHGLMPVEASSDAALIDGLFDSMMTISMGIFLLVEGVLVICLLKFRRKPGDETDGPAIDGNIPLEIVWTAIPAVIVLVIGVYSFDIYNQMGGFDPEAAGDSAVVQVAMMPGDGATQMIEAQSKHRGHNHMALGIGASPENANHPADLTVDVVGMQYAWIFTYPESGVTAGELHVPVNKDIRINLQAKDVIHAFWLPEFRLKQDVIPGQGTELRFVPTRIGEYPIICAELCGPYHGGMNSRLYVQTQADYDLWLQSQVASQADDNQTVAAANEAPDTRFLAAYAERVGIDNKALKQLHAHHSQVHSL from the coding sequence GTGAATATTCCAACAAACATCCTTACAATGCTGGCTGGCATTGCTCTAACGCTAGTCAGCCTATGGTACGGAAAAAATCATGGATTGATGCCCGTTGAGGCATCTAGCGATGCTGCCCTAATTGATGGGTTATTTGACTCCATGATGACCATTAGTATGGGCATTTTTTTGCTTGTAGAAGGAGTCTTAGTGATTTGTCTCCTCAAGTTTCGCCGCAAGCCCGGAGACGAAACCGATGGACCCGCGATCGACGGTAACATTCCCCTAGAAATTGTCTGGACTGCCATTCCTGCCGTCATCGTTTTAGTGATTGGCGTTTACAGTTTCGACATCTATAACCAAATGGGCGGATTTGATCCCGAAGCCGCTGGAGATTCCGCTGTTGTCCAAGTCGCTATGATGCCTGGAGATGGAGCAACGCAGATGATCGAGGCTCAATCCAAACACCGCGGGCACAATCACATGGCATTAGGCATTGGAGCATCGCCCGAAAACGCCAATCATCCTGCTGACCTCACAGTTGATGTAGTAGGAATGCAGTACGCCTGGATCTTCACCTACCCTGAAAGCGGCGTGACCGCTGGCGAGCTTCACGTTCCTGTGAACAAAGACATCAGAATTAATCTACAAGCAAAAGATGTTATTCACGCTTTTTGGCTACCCGAGTTCCGGCTGAAGCAAGACGTTATCCCTGGTCAAGGAACAGAACTACGCTTTGTGCCCACTCGAATTGGCGAATATCCCATCATTTGTGCTGAACTCTGTGGACCCTATCACGGGGGCATGAATAGCCGTCTTTATGTCCAAACTCAAGCAGACTACGATCTCTGGCTACAGTCTCAGGTCGCCAGTCAAGCAGATGACAATCAAACCGTTGCTGCCGCCAATGAAGCCCCCGACACTCGTTTCTTGGCTGCCTATGCCGAGCGAGTAGGAATTGATAATAAAGCTCTTAAGCAGCTTCATGCCCATCACTCACAGGTTCATAGCCTGTAG
- the ctaD gene encoding cytochrome c oxidase subunit I encodes MTQVKNAPVAAVAPAHETERKWWHFFTFSTDHKVIGIQYIVTSFVFYIIGGSLATAIRTELATPAPDFVTPEVYNSLLTLHGTIMIFLWIIPAGAGLANYLIPLMIGARDMAFPKLNAVAFWMIPPAGLMLVLSFFLEAPQSGWTSYPPLSLMTGKVGEGIWIFSLLISGTSSILGAINFLVTIVKMRVPSMGIHQMPLFCWAMLSTSGLVLIGTPVLAGALILLAFDLLAGTAFFNPTGGGDPVVYQHMFWFYSHPAVYIMVLPLFGAISDILPVHARKPIFGYKAIAYSSIAISFLGLIVWAHHMFTSGTPAWLRMFFMITTMVIAVPTGIKVFGWLATIWGGKISLNSAMVFAMGFIAVFVIGGISGVMLAAVPFDIHVHDTYFVVAHLHYVLFGGSVFGIYAAIYHWFPKMTGRMMNEPLGLIHFVLTFIGMNLTFLPMHQLGLLGMNRRIAFYDPRFTSLNQLVTLGSYILAVSTFPFLFNAVWSWLKGKPAADNPWRALTLEWQTSSPPMIENFEVLPVLTMGPYDYGMSHESTEADPESGTPVLSGSPSA; translated from the coding sequence ATGACTCAAGTGAAAAATGCACCAGTAGCCGCCGTTGCTCCTGCCCATGAGACAGAGCGCAAATGGTGGCACTTCTTCACCTTTAGTACTGACCACAAAGTGATTGGGATCCAGTACATTGTTACCTCCTTTGTTTTCTATATAATCGGCGGTTCTTTAGCGACCGCCATTCGCACAGAACTAGCAACGCCTGCTCCAGATTTTGTAACGCCTGAGGTCTACAACAGCCTCCTAACGCTGCATGGCACAATAATGATCTTTCTGTGGATTATTCCGGCAGGTGCAGGGCTGGCAAACTATCTCATTCCGCTGATGATTGGCGCCCGCGATATGGCGTTTCCTAAGCTCAACGCGGTTGCATTTTGGATGATTCCCCCTGCTGGCTTAATGCTAGTGCTGAGTTTCTTTCTAGAAGCTCCTCAATCGGGTTGGACTTCTTACCCCCCTTTAAGCTTAATGACAGGCAAAGTGGGCGAAGGCATTTGGATCTTCAGTTTGTTGATCTCTGGAACCTCCTCAATTTTGGGGGCAATTAACTTTTTGGTCACGATCGTCAAAATGCGCGTTCCAAGCATGGGCATTCACCAAATGCCTTTGTTCTGCTGGGCGATGCTGTCGACTTCGGGCTTGGTTTTAATTGGCACTCCGGTATTAGCCGGCGCACTCATTTTGCTGGCATTCGATTTGCTAGCGGGAACTGCCTTCTTCAACCCAACGGGTGGCGGCGACCCGGTGGTTTATCAACACATGTTTTGGTTCTATTCCCATCCGGCGGTTTACATTATGGTGCTGCCCTTGTTTGGGGCGATTTCAGATATTCTGCCAGTACACGCACGCAAGCCCATTTTTGGATATAAGGCGATCGCCTATTCCAGTATTGCCATCTCGTTCCTAGGATTAATTGTTTGGGCACACCATATGTTTACCAGTGGTACCCCGGCATGGCTGCGGATGTTCTTCATGATCACCACTATGGTCATTGCTGTTCCAACTGGCATTAAAGTGTTTGGCTGGCTTGCCACCATTTGGGGAGGAAAGATTTCTCTTAACAGCGCCATGGTATTTGCCATGGGCTTTATTGCGGTGTTTGTAATTGGCGGTATTAGCGGTGTCATGTTGGCTGCTGTGCCGTTCGACATCCACGTTCACGATACTTATTTTGTCGTGGCTCACCTGCATTACGTTTTGTTTGGAGGCAGTGTCTTTGGTATCTACGCCGCCATTTACCATTGGTTCCCCAAAATGACAGGACGAATGATGAACGAGCCGTTGGGCCTTATTCACTTTGTGCTGACGTTCATTGGTATGAACTTAACGTTTCTTCCCATGCACCAGTTGGGATTGCTGGGCATGAATCGTCGAATTGCCTTCTACGATCCCCGATTTACCTCGCTGAATCAACTGGTCACCTTGGGGTCTTATATTCTTGCCGTTTCCACCTTCCCTTTTCTATTTAATGCCGTTTGGAGTTGGTTGAAGGGTAAGCCTGCTGCTGATAATCCTTGGCGAGCGTTGACTCTAGAGTGGCAAACCTCATCGCCACCCATGATTGAGAACTTTGAAGTGTTGCCTGTCCTGACAATGGGCCCCTATGACTACGGGATGAGTCATGAGTCAACAGAGGCAGATCCTGAATCTGGAACGCCTGTTTTGTCAGGGAGTCCCAGCGCTTAA
- a CDS encoding heme-copper oxidase subunit III, producing the protein MQGTVDPAKADLNHHAATIATEHEAHPDHRMFGLIVFLGAESMIFLGLFAAYLTFRVVYPEWPPAGTPERELLLPSINTAILIGSSFVIHNAEADIKSNNVKGLQIWFGATALMGIIFLAGQLYEYMHLEFGLKTNLYASTFYVLTGFHGLHVFLGVCLILAVLWRSLRTAHYSEEHHFGVEAAELYWHFVDVIWIILFILLYLL; encoded by the coding sequence ATGCAAGGAACCGTTGACCCGGCTAAAGCAGACTTAAACCATCATGCAGCGACGATCGCCACTGAACACGAGGCCCATCCCGACCATCGGATGTTTGGACTCATCGTTTTCTTAGGCGCTGAGAGCATGATCTTTTTAGGCTTGTTTGCGGCATATCTGACCTTTCGGGTGGTCTATCCTGAATGGCCTCCCGCAGGCACGCCAGAACGCGAGTTGCTGCTGCCCTCCATTAACACCGCCATTCTCATTGGCAGTAGCTTTGTAATTCATAATGCTGAAGCCGACATCAAAAGCAACAACGTTAAAGGCTTACAGATCTGGTTTGGAGCGACTGCCCTCATGGGAATTATCTTTTTGGCAGGGCAGCTTTATGAATACATGCACCTAGAGTTTGGGCTTAAAACCAATCTTTACGCCAGCACGTTTTATGTACTGACTGGGTTTCATGGGTTGCACGTATTTTTGGGCGTATGTTTGATTTTGGCGGTTTTGTGGCGATCGCTCAGAACGGCTCACTATTCCGAAGAGCATCATTTTGGGGTAGAAGCCGCCGAGCTTTATTGGCACTTTGTTGATGTGATTTGGATTATCCTGTTCATTCTTTTGTATCTTCTTTAA
- a CDS encoding tetratricopeptide repeat protein, which translates to MGVSVEVDSVTFATEVLEVSFQKPVLVDFFAQWCGPCKMLKPMLEALAQEYDFVLAKVDIDQSPDLAQTYKVEGVPDVRVVIQGDVNPGFVGVLPEPQLREFLSNLSLKSDLDLGLEAVKAAIAQGDIEQAKAFFGHLISEFPQSQKLAIAAAKFLITQGSFESTEKILATVPEADREYYPQVKALRELISLKQESENPSTHELDEPFFAAINQVLGENYEAALTQLLDLVSRNRKYRNDGARKAMVMVFELMGDENPLTNQYRRKLTSALY; encoded by the coding sequence ATGGGTGTTTCTGTCGAAGTTGATAGCGTTACTTTCGCCACTGAGGTACTAGAGGTCTCGTTCCAAAAACCTGTTTTGGTTGATTTCTTTGCCCAGTGGTGTGGGCCCTGCAAAATGCTGAAACCCATGCTGGAAGCCTTGGCACAGGAATATGATTTTGTGCTGGCAAAAGTTGATATTGATCAAAGCCCGGATTTAGCTCAGACCTACAAAGTTGAAGGCGTTCCGGATGTGCGAGTGGTCATTCAGGGAGATGTAAATCCGGGGTTTGTGGGCGTTTTGCCCGAACCACAGCTTCGAGAGTTTTTATCTAATCTCAGCCTCAAGTCTGATCTAGATTTAGGGTTAGAGGCGGTCAAGGCGGCGATCGCCCAAGGCGACATTGAGCAAGCCAAAGCGTTTTTTGGACACCTCATTAGCGAGTTTCCCCAAAGCCAAAAGCTGGCGATCGCCGCTGCCAAATTTCTGATTACCCAGGGCAGCTTCGAGTCTACCGAGAAAATCCTCGCTACAGTTCCTGAAGCAGATAGAGAATACTACCCGCAAGTTAAAGCCCTTCGGGAGCTAATTTCGCTGAAGCAAGAAAGTGAAAATCCTAGCACTCATGAACTTGACGAACCTTTTTTTGCGGCAATTAATCAGGTTCTAGGAGAAAATTATGAAGCGGCGCTGACCCAATTATTAGATCTCGTCAGCCGCAACCGTAAGTACCGTAATGATGGAGCACGGAAAGCAATGGTGATGGTGTTTGAGTTAATGGGGGATGAAAACCCGTTAACCAATCAATATCGGCGAAAGTTGACCTCGGCGCTCTACTAG
- a CDS encoding esterase-like activity of phytase family protein produces the protein MGSRIFRWLRSLYSLRVLGVAIALFFAFTLTGCGITPVKAEDRIFRNLSLDFLGEYRLPKMQFAETTVGGLSGIVYDRQRDRFYAISDDRSEYNPARFYTLKLKLEPSATLPDSLIQSVEVEKVTLLKDANGKPFAKGTLDPEGIALTPRHSLFISSEGVSRDGVNPFVNEFDLETGQQRSALSIPKRFLPKPDEMLGIRDNQGFESLTLSAVGFASGQQLEPFRLFTATESAIAQDLPPNFPPDSLPPVSAPVRFLHYLIGEENSASMLISEHIYLLDQPPPETKNNGLTEMLVLDQGGHFLSLERSFGAAGFGAKLFQMATGGANDTSTFDAFQGNIGGVTPIYKEPLLDLAELGIPLDNLEGMTLGPQLPDGTQTLLLVSDDNFNDLQTTQFLLFRLRGNSIQ, from the coding sequence ATGGGTAGCAGAATCTTTAGATGGCTTCGATCGCTCTACTCTTTGCGAGTTTTAGGAGTGGCGATCGCCCTCTTTTTCGCCTTCACCCTCACAGGCTGTGGTATTACTCCTGTCAAAGCCGAAGACCGTATCTTCCGTAACCTTAGTCTCGACTTTCTGGGCGAATATCGTCTCCCAAAAATGCAGTTTGCTGAAACAACAGTGGGCGGATTATCGGGCATTGTCTACGATCGGCAGCGCGATCGCTTTTACGCCATTTCAGATGATCGGAGCGAGTATAATCCTGCCCGCTTTTACACCCTCAAGCTCAAGCTCGAACCTTCTGCTACTCTACCCGACAGCCTCATTCAATCGGTTGAAGTTGAGAAGGTGACTCTACTCAAAGATGCGAACGGTAAACCTTTTGCAAAAGGCACTCTCGATCCTGAAGGCATTGCTCTAACGCCTCGCCATTCGCTCTTTATTTCCAGTGAAGGCGTAAGCCGCGATGGCGTCAATCCTTTTGTTAACGAGTTTGATTTAGAAACCGGGCAGCAGCGATCGGCTCTGTCTATTCCTAAGCGCTTTCTGCCTAAACCAGATGAAATGTTGGGCATCCGAGATAACCAAGGATTTGAATCCTTAACTTTGAGTGCAGTCGGGTTTGCCAGTGGTCAACAATTAGAGCCGTTTCGCCTATTTACCGCAACTGAGTCCGCGATCGCTCAAGATCTTCCTCCCAATTTTCCCCCAGATTCGTTGCCCCCTGTCTCGGCTCCCGTCCGGTTTCTTCACTACCTAATTGGAGAAGAAAATTCAGCTTCTATGCTGATCTCAGAGCACATTTACTTGCTGGATCAACCGCCACCCGAAACGAAGAACAACGGTTTGACTGAGATGTTGGTGCTAGACCAGGGCGGACATTTTTTGAGTTTAGAGCGATCGTTTGGTGCCGCAGGATTTGGGGCAAAGCTATTTCAGATGGCAACAGGTGGCGCTAATGACACCTCTACGTTTGATGCATTCCAGGGAAATATTGGCGGAGTGACTCCTATTTATAAAGAGCCTCTGCTAGATTTAGCCGAACTGGGCATTCCCCTAGACAACTTAGAAGGCATGACCCTAGGGCCCCAACTTCCTGATGGGACACAAACTCTATTACTGGTCAGCGACGATAACTTTAATGACTTGCAGACAACACAGTTTTTGCTATTTCGGCTGCGAGGCAATTCTATACAATAG
- a CDS encoding Rpn family recombination-promoting nuclease/putative transposase: protein MLGKSVTLTELKPSELSLDPIRADALILLESDDSVLHLEFQTLPKQPLPFRMLDYRVRVYRKYPNKTMRQVVIYLKQTGSALVHQTNFMMERTHHEFHVIRLWEQPASLFLQYPGLLPFAVLGQGANPEATLRQVAQVIDQISEPTTKANLMAASGILAGLKLEGEVIYRLLRRDIMQESTVYRSILAEGEEKKQREIAINLLRRGVAIDIIAPSTGLSVAEVHQLQQPIDESP, encoded by the coding sequence CTGTTAGGAAAGTCTGTCACCCTGACAGAACTCAAACCCTCTGAACTTTCCCTCGACCCGATCCGTGCTGATGCCTTGATTCTGCTGGAGTCAGACGACTCTGTTCTACACTTAGAGTTTCAAACACTCCCTAAGCAACCTCTTCCATTTCGCATGTTAGATTACCGCGTGCGTGTATATCGAAAATATCCAAATAAAACTATGCGGCAGGTGGTAATTTACCTGAAGCAGACAGGATCAGCGTTAGTTCATCAGACTAACTTTATGATGGAACGTACTCACCATGAATTTCATGTAATCCGCCTCTGGGAACAACCCGCCTCACTCTTCTTACAATATCCTGGACTACTTCCCTTTGCAGTTTTAGGTCAGGGTGCAAATCCAGAAGCGACGCTGCGCCAAGTTGCCCAAGTGATAGATCAAATTTCAGAACCGACTACAAAAGCTAATTTGATGGCAGCGTCAGGGATTTTAGCTGGACTAAAATTAGAGGGTGAGGTTATTTATCGCTTACTCCGGAGGGACATTATGCAAGAATCAACCGTTTATCGTTCAATCTTGGCGGAGGGAGAAGAGAAGAAGCAGCGAGAAATCGCCATAAATCTTTTACGTAGAGGCGTGGCAATTGACATCATTGCTCCTTCCACGGGGCTATCGGTTGCTGAAGTGCATCAACTTCAGCAACCGATAGATGAATCTCCGTGA